The Candidatus Kryptoniota bacterium DNA segment CGGCGGGTGCGCGTGGGGACCGCGGCCTGTCAACCTCCATATCGAAGGAATGGAGAAGCTCGGCGCGAAAATCACCCTCGACAGTGGTTACATCATAGCGCGCGCAAAGAAGCTCAAAGGTACGAGAATCAACTTCGACGTGTCGAGTGTCGGGGCAACGGGAAATGTAATGATGGCGGCCGTGCTGGCGGAAGGGACTACTGTTATTGGTAACGCTGCTCTCGAACCGGAAATTGTGGCACTCGGTCGATTCCTGGTCGGCATGGGAGCACAGATAGACGGTCTGGAAACATCCACGATAACTATCAACGGTGTAAGTGAGCTCCAACCGACAGACTTCGAGAACATTCCCGACAGAATCGAGGCAGCTACATATCTTGTCGCCGGAGCGATGAGTGGCGGAAGTGTGACTATTCGAAATTGTGAATTGTCCCATCTGTCGGCTCTCGTTTCAAAACTCGAATCCGCTGGAGCGGTGATTCAAGTTTCAGGAAATTCCGTTGTGCTCGACGCGCCGGCCAGGATAGCCCCTGTGGATGTGTCGACCGCGCCCTATCCAGGTTTTCCGACAGACATGCAAGCACAGTGGATAGCGCTCATGTCAAGATCGGCCGGCTCGTCCGTCGTTACAGAAACCATATATTTCGATCGGTTCAATCACGTGCCGGAGCTTATCAGGCTCGGGGCGGACATCGAAGTCAAGGAAAATGTTGCGATCGTGAAAGGAGTCAAATCGCTCAAGGGTGCTAAGGTCATGTCGACCGACTTACGCGCAGGCGCGTCGCTGGTACTTGCCGGGCTCGTCGCTGATGGAACAACCGAAGTACTTCGAGTCTACCACATGGACAGGGGCTACGAACGGATCGAAGAGAAACTTAGAGGTCTCGGTGCAGATATCGAACGTGTTCAGAGCGGCGAGTTTTAGCCTGATCTTCGCCGCCGCCATGGCATCGTCCGGCTGCAGCTCGAGCAACGAATCCGTTTTATCCAGATGCTTCTACGACTATGCTACAACTAAATCGAGCTTGCCTGAGTTCTCAGCCAGGTTATTTTGTTCTGCGGACACCGCGGGCGGCAGAGTTGACATCTACGTTAGTGTAAAAGAATCGGGATTGAAATTCTCAAGGGAGGAGAACGAATATTATGCGGCCTACACCTCGGGAATTCACGTGTTCGAAAATCAAAAGTCCGCCGGTGATCAGGAAATCTCAAGAGTCGTGAGATCCGGGTCCTATCCCGGGAGCTCAGACCGGTTCTACGATGCTTTCGTTACATCGGTCCGGCTCAAAGCCGGAGCTTATTCAGTTCAGATCGATGTCTTCGACAGTCTGGCGAGGGAAACTGCGACCAGAACTTATATGCTGAAAGTGCCTGATTACTCTTCGAAAACGGTTTCGCTCAGCGATGTTCTGCTGCTTGCGAGGTTCGATACGACGGGTGGAGCGCACCGCATCACGCCCTTCATTCTCACGAACGCCGGACTTCTCCCCGACACTATAAAGTTCTTTAGTGTGGTCTCAAGCCCGAGACCGGCTTCCGATTCGATCGTTTTTTCCATGTACAGACTTCAAAGCCAGCGAGGGCCGCTCCCATTCAACGGTCTCCAGGCACTGTCCACAATGCCCTCCGCTTACAACCCGTGCGATGCGAGAGAAGACACGATTCTTATCTACCGGTATTGGGTTAACGCAAATCTGCCGAAAGGGAACTCATACCTGTTTGGCACGGTGCCGAAGCCGGCGGAAGGCGAATATCTTCTGAAGGTTGGTGTCGATAGTATAGCAGGCGAAATCGCGGAGACATCGCTCGAGTTTCAGGTGCGAAATCCGAATTTTCCGGACATAACGGATGACCTCAACGAGATGGTGGGCGCAGTGAATTATGTGGCAATGGGATCGGAGATGCAAAAAATTGTAGCGGTCAGAACTGATTCCGCCATCAGGGCAAACCTCTTCGATTTTTGGAAGGTCCACGGCGGTGTCGCCAAGATGACCCAATACTATCGCAGGGTGGAACAGG contains these protein-coding regions:
- the murA gene encoding UDP-N-acetylglucosamine 1-carboxyvinyltransferase, producing MYKFVINGGKKLKGSVTISGAKNASLALMPATLLAPGKYRISNTPDLQDVTTMSQLMGTLGAKATLQGSVQMIDTTSVKNFEAPYELVKKMRASIYVLGPLLARYGYAKVSMPGGCAWGPRPVNLHIEGMEKLGAKITLDSGYIIARAKKLKGTRINFDVSSVGATGNVMMAAVLAEGTTVIGNAALEPEIVALGRFLVGMGAQIDGLETSTITINGVSELQPTDFENIPDRIEAATYLVAGAMSGGSVTIRNCELSHLSALVSKLESAGAVIQVSGNSVVLDAPARIAPVDVSTAPYPGFPTDMQAQWIALMSRSAGSSVVTETIYFDRFNHVPELIRLGADIEVKENVAIVKGVKSLKGAKVMSTDLRAGASLVLAGLVADGTTEVLRVYHMDRGYERIEEKLRGLGADIERVQSGEF
- a CDS encoding GWxTD domain-containing protein yields the protein MQISNVFRAASFSLIFAAAMASSGCSSSNESVLSRCFYDYATTKSSLPEFSARLFCSADTAGGRVDIYVSVKESGLKFSREENEYYAAYTSGIHVFENQKSAGDQEISRVVRSGSYPGSSDRFYDAFVTSVRLKAGAYSVQIDVFDSLARETATRTYMLKVPDYSSKTVSLSDVLLLARFDTTGGAHRITPFILTNAGLLPDTIKFFSVVSSPRPASDSIVFSMYRLQSQRGPLPFNGLQALSTMPSAYNPCDAREDTILIYRYWVNANLPKGNSYLFGTVPKPAEGEYLLKVGVDSIAGEIAETSLEFQVRNPNFPDITDDLNEMVGAVNYVAMGSEMQKIVAVRTDSAIRANLFDFWKVHGGVAKMTQYYRRVEQANRYFTSCIEGWRTPMGMFYVVCGPPDGVDCQGEWQERWTYSQSNGQNALIILFRLIKDTINPEDRLYRIENVYSNSDMLNYYVTRWRNPD